A stretch of the Channa argus isolate prfri chromosome 9, Channa argus male v1.0, whole genome shotgun sequence genome encodes the following:
- the lrrfip1a gene encoding putative leucine-rich repeat-containing protein DDB_G0290503 isoform X12, translating to MGTQGTGRKRSTKKERSTAEDDALNLIAREAEARLAAKRAARAEAREIRMKELERQQKELSDDDERLSMGSRGSVRSDADALAACGGAGSPHKKSKKKKKHKHKDRDKNGYDDYYSVISSRSSRLSDESKGSRSSRLDLTSSRLSDDSRVSRASRVDLQPASYASSDLYSFNGLSSRNPGSTFNGYKSSLYEGSPCSGSRLVSGSVSHPLEYTSYRSSSSRASSRASSARASPVDNCSSVASYLRSKTSSNVLPRDLDNVTIPDFTDQLEDKDYLEKGSRAASILTTGTLTTSGGTSSRRGSGETAITVDAETSIREIKEIHELKDQIQDVETKYTQNLKDVKDVLAEMEEKYRKAMVSNAQLDNEKTNLMYQVDTLKDSLMELEELLSESRREFEEKVKEYEREKHAHSVLQFQFKEVKETLKQSEELLNEIRQLRIKQDGFVREISDLQETLEWKDKKIGALERQKEYTDAIRIERDELREEVVKLKDILKKHGIVLGPDLNINGDIGEAEVDGLPPSGDSVPNTAQDSQTSPTEGNSMLGNTEEIQLRSSAEEEVEPEQQQEMLKEEPKENHLSFDTHCNIADESTLKTSSEEQPIEKQQTCLPKEEDSIGDNVLSKDLNVDINGRPVTEAECVISKIICSPELGEILTSAEESVPERETAQGADLGEPSKSDLGEKEVKSGGVETQSDDSRGKCRKLFEEQECKQEVVEESNLRITESCPQQKGIEDVMKETLPESVSAESNPEPQQELENVIEAENDEIEEPSRSQPQGASATGKKKKRKRRGKKKGFTHEDKHQHKDGTEKQNSIEETDVELIKGDNWPKTEPNIDSSVTETFKELKMDHIEITQDRQETEDVATEVRVEPTESFSHKGALNEPNMEHVTNEHEEEQSLETKTVQEVEASLKIPYQMETTKESRIEPTKDEQDKEQLLQIEKVEEVDSLTSPSDANLSASDVTLILNIEDTDNKEFTSSVDDPKFGDPSNNGEDNPSEPENVHLVENEVGCVEQTKPECTTNNSSFETNSIQNTETESHNSSNGDITADQSEESNDFQMLSLKGLSHSESPPGPEEATGTVKEPGVDTEREGSSPSVSCHGDHQSEFNQDTIEKEKLTGNLRESEDLIEIDSSLHEEEGDTCDSATFTKNTELEAEECLLEPVAQAEQFCEIESQRVMCIDQTDEYHGEVSLETKAITTTTMSSRGESSREVSEIGFPVEQESAAVEDSGQENCKNYQENEKSIFLSAEQLHESSKDKSENHGSNPPSQHDSDEDENEQSFDFDDIDMEAAIASNPSGNPQQEEVEDGVEVMSDEGNIDSSGLCQSNTEPHENTQDKTVDDETDVKCLVEDSNRAGTLAEESSIFPQDSKNTHEEADCEKEENVCEEQVNTQKDETNEADEASLVTEEGKGLSVVEHNATSLDVVEEGLDVIQHEMQDKDLLLPKIADQGTSNKESPESGKDLKKNSKKGKGKSREECKMS from the exons GCAGAGGCCAGGCTCGCAGCGAAGAGGGCAGCCAGGGCAGAAGCCAGAGAGATCCGCATGAAGGAGCTTGAGAGACAACAGAAAGAG CTCTCAGATGACGATGAGCGACTGTCAATGGGAAGCCGGGGCAGTGTCAGG TCGGATGCTGATGCACTTGCAGCTTGTGGTGGAGCG GGCTCCCCTCATAAgaagtcaaagaaaaagaagaaacataagCACAAAGACAGAGAT AAGAATGGCTATGATGATTATTACAGCGTTATATCCAGCAGG TCCTCAAGACTCAGTGATGAAAGCAAAGGGTCTCGCTCTTCCAGGCTAGACCTAACG AGCTCCAGGCTGAGTGATGACAGCCGGGTGTCTCGTGCCTCCAGAGTAGACCTGCAGCCG GCATCTTATgcttcttctgacttgtataGCTTCAATGGTCTGTCTTCCAGAAACCCAGGTTCAACTTTCAATGGGTACAAG AGCTCCTTATATGAAGGAAGCCCCTGCAGTGGATCTCGGCTAGTCTCTGGCTCAGTCTCCCAT CCTTTAGAGTACACTAGTTATCgcagctccagctccagagCCTCCAGCAGGGCCAGTTCAGCCCGTGCCAGCCCAGTG GACAACTGCAGCTCAGTTGCAAGTTATTTAAGGAGTAAAACCAGCAGCAATGTCCTGCCCCGGGACCTGGACAATGTTACTATTCCTGACTTTACAGAT cagTTGGAGGACAAAGATTATCTTGAGAAG GGATCTCGAGCAGCTTCTATCTTAACAACAGGAACCCTAACCACCTCAGGTGGGACATCCTCCCGGAGAGGAAGTGGAGAGACAGCAATAACTGTAGATGCTGAGACCTCCATACGAGAAATCAAG GAGATTCATGAACTGAAGGATCAGATTCAAGATGTGGAAACCAAGTACACACAGAACCTAAAAGACGTCAAG GATGTATTAGCAGAAATGGAGGAGAAATATCGGAAAGCCATGGTGTCCAACGCCCAGCTGGataatgagaaaacaaacttGATGTACCAGGTGGACACACTCAAGGACTCACTCATGGAACTGGAGGAACTGTTGTCTGAGTCGCGCCGGGAATTTGAGGAGAAAGTCAAG GAATATGAGCGAGAGAAACATGCCCACAGTGTTCTTCAGTTCCAGTTCAAAGAAGTGAAAGAGACGCTAAAACAAAGTGAAGAGCTGCTAAAT GAGATTCGTCAGCTGCGTATAAAACAGGATGGTTTTGTTAGAGAAATATCAGACCTGCAGGAGACACTGGAGTGGAAGGATAAAAAAATTGGG GCTTTAGAGCGACAGAAAGAATACACAGATGCAATCCGAATTGAGCGAGATGAGCTCAGAGAAGAGGTTGTGAAGCTCAAAGACATTTTGAAG AAACATGGAATAGTATTGGGACCTGATCTGAACATCAATGGGGACATTGGTGAGGCAGAAGTTGATGGACTGCCCCCCAGTGGAGACTCTGTCCCAAACACAGCTCAGGATTCACAGACCTCCCCAACGGAGGGGAACAGCATGCTTG GCAACACAGAGGAGATACAGTTAAGAAGTAGTGCAGAGGAAGAGGTGGAACCAGAGCAGCAGCAAGAAATGCTGAAAGAGGAACCAAAAGAGAATCACTTGAGCTTTGATACACACTGTAATATTGCTGATGAGTCCACACTGAAAACATCTAGTGAGGAACAACCTatagaaaaacaacagacatgCTTACCCAAAGAAGAAGACAGCATCGGAGACAATGTCCTTAGCAAGGACTTAAATGTTGACATTAATGGCCGCCCAGTCACAGAAGCCGAATGTGTAATAAGTAAAATTATTTGCAGCCCTGAACTTGGAGAAATTTTAACAAGTGCTGAGGAAAGTGTTCCAGAAAGAGAAACTGCTCAGGGGGCAGATTTGGGAGAACCAAGTAAGTCTGATTTAGGGGAGAAAGAAGTCAAAAGCGGTGGTGTTGAAACACAGAGTGATGATAGTAGAGGTAAATGTAGAAAGCTTTTTGAAGAGCAAGAATGCAAACAGGAAGTTGTTGAGGAAAGTAATTTGAGGATTACAGAATCATGTCCTCAGCAAAAAGGAATAGAGGATGTTATGAAAGAAACCTTACCGGAGTCAGTCTCTGCTGAATCAAACCCAGAACCTCAACAAGAGCTTGAGAATGTTATAGAGGCAGAGAATGATGAGATAGAGGAACCCAGCAGATCACAGCCTCAAGGTGCATCTGCcacaggaaagaagaagaaaaggaagaggagaggcaAAAAGAAAGGATTTACTCATGAGGACAAGCACCAACACAAAGATggaacagagaaacaaaacagcataGAAGAAACAGATGTAGAGTTGATTAAAGGAGACAATTGGCCAAAAACTGAACCTAACATTGACAGTTCTGTCACTGAAACCTTCAAGGAATTAAAGATGGATCATATTGAAATTACGCAGGATAGACAAGAAACTGAGGATGTAGCTACAGAAGTAAGAGTGGAACCCACTGAATCATTTTCTCACAAGGGGGCACTCAACGAACCAAACATGGAGCATGTTACAAATGAGCATGAGGAGGAACAAAGTTTGGAAACTAAGACTGTACAAGAAGTAGAGGCATCTTTGAAAATCCCTTATCAAATGGAAACTACTAAGGAATCAAGAATAGAACCCACAAAAGATGAGCAGGACAAAGAACAGCTTTTGCAAATAGAGAAGGTAGAAGAAGTGGACTCTTTGACAAGCCCTTCAGACGCCAACCTGAGTGCATCTGATGTTACACTCATCTTAAACATTGAGGACACAGACAACAAAGAGTTTACTTCAAGTGTAGATGACCCTAAATTTGGAGACCCCTCAAATAATGGTGAAGACAATCCTAGTGAACCAGAAAATGTTCATCTTGTAGAGAATGAAGTTGGGTGTGTTGAGCAAACAAAACCTGAATGCACAACTAACAACAGCAGTTTTGAAACAAACAGTatccaaaacactgaaactgaatCTCACAATTCAAGCAATGGTGACATTACTGCTGATCAATCAGAGGAGTCAAACGATTTTCAGATGCTCAGTCTCAAAGGTTTGTCTCACTCAGAGTCACCCCCAGGACCTGAGGAGGCAACTGGGACAGTCAAAGAGCCTGGAGTAGATACGGAACGAGAAGGCTCTTCTCCCAGTGTCAGTTGTCATGGTGATCATCAGTCAGAGTTTAACCAAGACACGATAGAAAAAGAGAAGCTTACTGGAAACCTAAGGGAATCTGAAGATTTAATCGAGATAGATAGCTCCTTGCATGAAGAAGAAGGAGATACTTGTGACAGTGCAACATTTACGAAAAACACTGAATTGGAAGCTGAAGAGTGTCTTTTGGAGCCTGTGGCTCAGGCTGAACAATTTTGTGAAATAGAAAGCCAAAGAGTTATGTGCATTGATCAAACTGATGAATATCATGGGGAGGTGTCTTTAGAAACAAAAGCGATTACCACCACAACCATGTCAAGCAGAGGAGAGTCTTCAAGAGAAGTTTCTGAGATCGGCTTCCCTGTCGAACAGGAATCAGCTGCCGTAGAAGATTCAGGacaagaaaactgtaaaaattatCAGGAAAacgaaaaaagtatttttctttcagctgagCAACTGCATGAGTCTAGCAAAGACAAATCAGAGAATCATGGTTCCAATCCACCCAGCCAGCATGACAGTGATGAAGATGAGAACGAGCAGTCTTTTGATTTTGATGACATAGATATGGAAGCAGCCATTGCATCAAATCCCTCTGGAAATCCACAACAGGAAGAAGTTGAGGATGGAGTTGAAGTCATGTCCGATGAAGGCAACATTGATAGTTCAGGGCTGTGCCAAAGTAATACTGAACCACATGAAAATACACAAGACAAGACAGTTGATGATGAGACTGATGTGAAGTGTTTAGTTGAAGATAGTAATCGGGCAGGTACACTAGCTGAAGAGTCAAGCATCTTCCCCCAAGACAGCAAAAACACTCATGAAGAAGCTGACTGTGAGAAggaggaaaatgtgtgtgaagagCAAGTAAACACACAGAAGGATGAAACCAATGAAGCAGATGAAGCAAGTCTCGTTACAGAAGAAGGAAAGGGTTTGAGTGTTGTAGAGCACAATGCAACATCTTTAGATGTAGTAGAGGAAGGATTAGATGTCATTCAGCATGAAATGCAGGATAAAGATTTGCTTTTACCAAAGATTGCAGACCAAGGGACCAGCAACAAAGAGTCACCAGAGTCAGGGAAAGATTTGAAGAAGAACAGCAAGAAAGGCAAAGGCAAGAGCAGAGAGGAATGCAAGATGTCTTAG
- the lrrfip1a gene encoding putative leucine-rich repeat-containing protein DDB_G0290503 isoform X1, whose amino-acid sequence MGTQGTGRKRSTKKERSTAEDDALNLIAREAEARLAAKRAARAEAREIRMKELERQQKEIFQVQKKYYGLNTKSDDRVDSKWGDIEQWMEDSERYSRSLQIHTLSDDDERLSMGSRGSVRSDADALAACGGAGSPHKKSKKKKKHKHKDRDKNGYDDYYSVISSRSSRLSDESKGSRSSRLDLTSSRLSDDSRVSRASRVDLQPASYASSDLYSFNGLSSRNPGSTFNGYKSSLYEGSPCSGSRLVSGSVSHPLEYTSYRSSSSRASSRASSARASPVDNCSSVASYLRSKTSSNVLPRDLDNVTIPDFTDQLEDKDYLEKGSRAASILTTGTLTTSGGTSSRRGSGETAITVDAETSIREIKEIHELKDQIQDVETKYTQNLKDVKDVLAEMEEKYRKAMVSNAQLDNEKTNLMYQVDTLKDSLMELEELLSESRREFEEKVKEYEREKHAHSVLQFQFKEVKETLKQSEELLNEIRQLRIKQDGFVREISDLQETLEWKDKKIGALERQKEYTDAIRIERDELREEVVKLKDILKKHGIVLGPDLNINGDIGEAEVDGLPPSGDSVPNTAQDSQTSPTEGNSMLGNTEEIQLRSSAEEEVEPEQQQEMLKEEPKENHLSFDTHCNIADESTLKTSSEEQPIEKQQTCLPKEEDSIGDNVLSKDLNVDINGRPVTEAECVISKIICSPELGEILTSAEESVPERETAQGADLGEPSKSDLGEKEVKSGGVETQSDDSRGKCRKLFEEQECKQEVVEESNLRITESCPQQKGIEDVMKETLPESVSAESNPEPQQELENVIEAENDEIEEPSRSQPQGASATGKKKKRKRRGKKKGFTHEDKHQHKDGTEKQNSIEETDVELIKGDNWPKTEPNIDSSVTETFKELKMDHIEITQDRQETEDVATEVRVEPTESFSHKGALNEPNMEHVTNEHEEEQSLETKTVQEVEASLKIPYQMETTKESRIEPTKDEQDKEQLLQIEKVEEVDSLTSPSDANLSASDVTLILNIEDTDNKEFTSSVDDPKFGDPSNNGEDNPSEPENVHLVENEVGCVEQTKPECTTNNSSFETNSIQNTETESHNSSNGDITADQSEESNDFQMLSLKGLSHSESPPGPEEATGTVKEPGVDTEREGSSPSVSCHGDHQSEFNQDTIEKEKLTGNLRESEDLIEIDSSLHEEEGDTCDSATFTKNTELEAEECLLEPVAQAEQFCEIESQRVMCIDQTDEYHGEVSLETKAITTTTMSSRGESSREVSEIGFPVEQESAAVEDSGQENCKNYQENEKSIFLSAEQLHESSKDKSENHGSNPPSQHDSDEDENEQSFDFDDIDMEAAIASNPSGNPQQEEVEDGVEVMSDEGNIDSSGLCQSNTEPHENTQDKTVDDETDVKCLVEDSNRAGTLAEESSIFPQDSKNTHEEADCEKEENVCEEQVNTQKDETNEADEASLVTEEGKGLSVVEHNATSLDVVEEGLDVIQHEMQDKDLLLPKIADQGTSNKESPESGKDLKKNSKKGKGKSREECKMS is encoded by the exons GCAGAGGCCAGGCTCGCAGCGAAGAGGGCAGCCAGGGCAGAAGCCAGAGAGATCCGCATGAAGGAGCTTGAGAGACAACAGAAAGAG ATCTTTCAGGTGCAGAAG AAATATTATGGCTTGAACACCAAATCAGATGACCGTGTGGACAGTAAATGGGGAGATATTGAACAGTGGATG GAGGACAGTGAGAGATACTCACGTTCCTTACAGATACACACG CTCTCAGATGACGATGAGCGACTGTCAATGGGAAGCCGGGGCAGTGTCAGG TCGGATGCTGATGCACTTGCAGCTTGTGGTGGAGCG GGCTCCCCTCATAAgaagtcaaagaaaaagaagaaacataagCACAAAGACAGAGAT AAGAATGGCTATGATGATTATTACAGCGTTATATCCAGCAGG TCCTCAAGACTCAGTGATGAAAGCAAAGGGTCTCGCTCTTCCAGGCTAGACCTAACG AGCTCCAGGCTGAGTGATGACAGCCGGGTGTCTCGTGCCTCCAGAGTAGACCTGCAGCCG GCATCTTATgcttcttctgacttgtataGCTTCAATGGTCTGTCTTCCAGAAACCCAGGTTCAACTTTCAATGGGTACAAG AGCTCCTTATATGAAGGAAGCCCCTGCAGTGGATCTCGGCTAGTCTCTGGCTCAGTCTCCCAT CCTTTAGAGTACACTAGTTATCgcagctccagctccagagCCTCCAGCAGGGCCAGTTCAGCCCGTGCCAGCCCAGTG GACAACTGCAGCTCAGTTGCAAGTTATTTAAGGAGTAAAACCAGCAGCAATGTCCTGCCCCGGGACCTGGACAATGTTACTATTCCTGACTTTACAGAT cagTTGGAGGACAAAGATTATCTTGAGAAG GGATCTCGAGCAGCTTCTATCTTAACAACAGGAACCCTAACCACCTCAGGTGGGACATCCTCCCGGAGAGGAAGTGGAGAGACAGCAATAACTGTAGATGCTGAGACCTCCATACGAGAAATCAAG GAGATTCATGAACTGAAGGATCAGATTCAAGATGTGGAAACCAAGTACACACAGAACCTAAAAGACGTCAAG GATGTATTAGCAGAAATGGAGGAGAAATATCGGAAAGCCATGGTGTCCAACGCCCAGCTGGataatgagaaaacaaacttGATGTACCAGGTGGACACACTCAAGGACTCACTCATGGAACTGGAGGAACTGTTGTCTGAGTCGCGCCGGGAATTTGAGGAGAAAGTCAAG GAATATGAGCGAGAGAAACATGCCCACAGTGTTCTTCAGTTCCAGTTCAAAGAAGTGAAAGAGACGCTAAAACAAAGTGAAGAGCTGCTAAAT GAGATTCGTCAGCTGCGTATAAAACAGGATGGTTTTGTTAGAGAAATATCAGACCTGCAGGAGACACTGGAGTGGAAGGATAAAAAAATTGGG GCTTTAGAGCGACAGAAAGAATACACAGATGCAATCCGAATTGAGCGAGATGAGCTCAGAGAAGAGGTTGTGAAGCTCAAAGACATTTTGAAG AAACATGGAATAGTATTGGGACCTGATCTGAACATCAATGGGGACATTGGTGAGGCAGAAGTTGATGGACTGCCCCCCAGTGGAGACTCTGTCCCAAACACAGCTCAGGATTCACAGACCTCCCCAACGGAGGGGAACAGCATGCTTG GCAACACAGAGGAGATACAGTTAAGAAGTAGTGCAGAGGAAGAGGTGGAACCAGAGCAGCAGCAAGAAATGCTGAAAGAGGAACCAAAAGAGAATCACTTGAGCTTTGATACACACTGTAATATTGCTGATGAGTCCACACTGAAAACATCTAGTGAGGAACAACCTatagaaaaacaacagacatgCTTACCCAAAGAAGAAGACAGCATCGGAGACAATGTCCTTAGCAAGGACTTAAATGTTGACATTAATGGCCGCCCAGTCACAGAAGCCGAATGTGTAATAAGTAAAATTATTTGCAGCCCTGAACTTGGAGAAATTTTAACAAGTGCTGAGGAAAGTGTTCCAGAAAGAGAAACTGCTCAGGGGGCAGATTTGGGAGAACCAAGTAAGTCTGATTTAGGGGAGAAAGAAGTCAAAAGCGGTGGTGTTGAAACACAGAGTGATGATAGTAGAGGTAAATGTAGAAAGCTTTTTGAAGAGCAAGAATGCAAACAGGAAGTTGTTGAGGAAAGTAATTTGAGGATTACAGAATCATGTCCTCAGCAAAAAGGAATAGAGGATGTTATGAAAGAAACCTTACCGGAGTCAGTCTCTGCTGAATCAAACCCAGAACCTCAACAAGAGCTTGAGAATGTTATAGAGGCAGAGAATGATGAGATAGAGGAACCCAGCAGATCACAGCCTCAAGGTGCATCTGCcacaggaaagaagaagaaaaggaagaggagaggcaAAAAGAAAGGATTTACTCATGAGGACAAGCACCAACACAAAGATggaacagagaaacaaaacagcataGAAGAAACAGATGTAGAGTTGATTAAAGGAGACAATTGGCCAAAAACTGAACCTAACATTGACAGTTCTGTCACTGAAACCTTCAAGGAATTAAAGATGGATCATATTGAAATTACGCAGGATAGACAAGAAACTGAGGATGTAGCTACAGAAGTAAGAGTGGAACCCACTGAATCATTTTCTCACAAGGGGGCACTCAACGAACCAAACATGGAGCATGTTACAAATGAGCATGAGGAGGAACAAAGTTTGGAAACTAAGACTGTACAAGAAGTAGAGGCATCTTTGAAAATCCCTTATCAAATGGAAACTACTAAGGAATCAAGAATAGAACCCACAAAAGATGAGCAGGACAAAGAACAGCTTTTGCAAATAGAGAAGGTAGAAGAAGTGGACTCTTTGACAAGCCCTTCAGACGCCAACCTGAGTGCATCTGATGTTACACTCATCTTAAACATTGAGGACACAGACAACAAAGAGTTTACTTCAAGTGTAGATGACCCTAAATTTGGAGACCCCTCAAATAATGGTGAAGACAATCCTAGTGAACCAGAAAATGTTCATCTTGTAGAGAATGAAGTTGGGTGTGTTGAGCAAACAAAACCTGAATGCACAACTAACAACAGCAGTTTTGAAACAAACAGTatccaaaacactgaaactgaatCTCACAATTCAAGCAATGGTGACATTACTGCTGATCAATCAGAGGAGTCAAACGATTTTCAGATGCTCAGTCTCAAAGGTTTGTCTCACTCAGAGTCACCCCCAGGACCTGAGGAGGCAACTGGGACAGTCAAAGAGCCTGGAGTAGATACGGAACGAGAAGGCTCTTCTCCCAGTGTCAGTTGTCATGGTGATCATCAGTCAGAGTTTAACCAAGACACGATAGAAAAAGAGAAGCTTACTGGAAACCTAAGGGAATCTGAAGATTTAATCGAGATAGATAGCTCCTTGCATGAAGAAGAAGGAGATACTTGTGACAGTGCAACATTTACGAAAAACACTGAATTGGAAGCTGAAGAGTGTCTTTTGGAGCCTGTGGCTCAGGCTGAACAATTTTGTGAAATAGAAAGCCAAAGAGTTATGTGCATTGATCAAACTGATGAATATCATGGGGAGGTGTCTTTAGAAACAAAAGCGATTACCACCACAACCATGTCAAGCAGAGGAGAGTCTTCAAGAGAAGTTTCTGAGATCGGCTTCCCTGTCGAACAGGAATCAGCTGCCGTAGAAGATTCAGGacaagaaaactgtaaaaattatCAGGAAAacgaaaaaagtatttttctttcagctgagCAACTGCATGAGTCTAGCAAAGACAAATCAGAGAATCATGGTTCCAATCCACCCAGCCAGCATGACAGTGATGAAGATGAGAACGAGCAGTCTTTTGATTTTGATGACATAGATATGGAAGCAGCCATTGCATCAAATCCCTCTGGAAATCCACAACAGGAAGAAGTTGAGGATGGAGTTGAAGTCATGTCCGATGAAGGCAACATTGATAGTTCAGGGCTGTGCCAAAGTAATACTGAACCACATGAAAATACACAAGACAAGACAGTTGATGATGAGACTGATGTGAAGTGTTTAGTTGAAGATAGTAATCGGGCAGGTACACTAGCTGAAGAGTCAAGCATCTTCCCCCAAGACAGCAAAAACACTCATGAAGAAGCTGACTGTGAGAAggaggaaaatgtgtgtgaagagCAAGTAAACACACAGAAGGATGAAACCAATGAAGCAGATGAAGCAAGTCTCGTTACAGAAGAAGGAAAGGGTTTGAGTGTTGTAGAGCACAATGCAACATCTTTAGATGTAGTAGAGGAAGGATTAGATGTCATTCAGCATGAAATGCAGGATAAAGATTTGCTTTTACCAAAGATTGCAGACCAAGGGACCAGCAACAAAGAGTCACCAGAGTCAGGGAAAGATTTGAAGAAGAACAGCAAGAAAGGCAAAGGCAAGAGCAGAGAGGAATGCAAGATGTCTTAG